The Leopardus geoffroyi isolate Oge1 chromosome D3, O.geoffroyi_Oge1_pat1.0, whole genome shotgun sequence region TCCAGGTTCTagaaaggatgggaaaagagCAGAAATCCAGGGCAAGGGATTTTGTCTTAACCACGTGGTTCAGAATCATACAATCATTTCCGCTCACATTTTACTGGTGAGATTTACTAACACCCATCTGCTAGTAACATCTTGCAGTAACATTGCACTGCAAGAAAAGCTGGGAAACGTGGTCTCTAGCTAAGCTACCATATTgccaggaagaaggggagaattAATGTGTTGGGACATCCAGACACTTGGCCTTGGGTACTTCATTGACCCAGGGTCCACTGCAGTTTGTACTGgacaaactatggagagagtgcAGATCAGCTTGGGAGAACAATTTAGATGCCTATAAGCTCATGTTTTTCAAATTGCAGGTTATGACCCGTTATTGAGTCATGAAGTCAGTTCAGTGGGTCGTGaccacttttcaaaaaaatgtttaaatatttttgagagagagagagaacatgagcaggggaggggcatagagagagggagacagagaattccaagcaggctctgcactgtcagtgcagagcccagcatgggccttgaacccacgaaccatgagatcatgacctgagccaaaatcaagagtcagatgtttaatcgactgagccacccaggcacccccacttttttttaaatgaaaaagtgcATAGAAGAACatactaaaacaatttttaaaaattagagtataAAATATCAGAGTACTTTGTACataataaatgtgttattttatgaATACCTCTGTCTATGGACTTAGTTatgatgtaaaatgtatttatttttttttactaaaaatttttaaacatttatttatttttgagagagaggcagaagcagagaatccaaagcaggctccaggctctgggctgtcagcacagagcccaatgcagggctcaaactcacaaaccacaagatcatgacctgagctgaagtcggaggcttaaccaactgagccacctaagctcccctaaaatgtatttcttattttaagtcaGTCAACATGTTCAAAAAAGAGTGTTCTAATTCACAATCTTTCCCATTTGTACTTAaacatttccttgttttctgtgttaatatttcttttgtaGCCTTTCCTGGGTGTTCCCACTTAACATTCATTAGGATATCCTTCCACTGGATGTCTAAGCTCTTAGGTCTACCCCAGGTGCAGTTAGGAGAAGTGTGTAGAAGTTGcagagacaggggtgcctgggtgacttagtcgggtaagtgtccaacttcagcttgggtcatgatgtcgtggttcatgagttcgatccccacattgggttctgcgctgacagtatggagcctgcttgggattctctctccccctctctttctgtcccttccccatttgtgccctctctctctctctcaaaataaataaataaacttaaaaaaaaaaaaagaaaaaaagaagtcacagagacagaaggagtgatgtccacagagagaaaatgagtaggTTTGTTTTCTAGTCTTGCCCTGAGGAATTCCTCTGGCCACATAAGCTGTCCCTGTGGTGAGGGCTGGGCCAGCTGGATCCCAGGTCCTTAGCACCTAGCACAGAGTCAACTGTGTAACACCAGTGCATGGATGTTCGCGAGGGGCGCTCAGGCAGCTCTTGGACCTCTGTTGGCTAATACTTCAAATACAGCTGTGTAAGCCAGGAAGCCCTCAAAGACCACTGAAACTTGTGGGAAGTAGTTGTGGGGAAGCTGAGCGCTTGCTGTAGTACGAAGTAGTGTGATAGGGCAGGGTCATGAGCTGAGCCTGAAAGATGGAAATCTGATAATAACTTGGACAAGGAAGGCTCAATGCAGATGGCAGTGCATGATTACAGTGCTCAGACACATTTTCTGGAGAGCCGATTTCTGTATGGCTGAAGTAAGGGTGGGTGAGGGAAAGTAGAACAGTGTCATTGGAAGGAGTGGGAATTAACATGTATGCAGAGTTAAGATGGTAAGTGGAGAGTATACTGAAGATGAAGGAAGCTTGACAGGAAAATCAAGACCATGAAAATATTGTTGCTGGTTTCCTAGGACTGCTGTAATAAAGTAGAACACATtgggtggcctaaaacaacagaactGTTCTCTGGAATAAATTTGATATTTGGAGACTTGAAGTCCAAAATCCAAGTGTAGGCAGGGCAATGCTCTCTGAGGCTTCTAGGGCAGCCGGTTCCATGCCTTTCTCTTAGCTTCTAGTATTACTGACCATCCTTGGCTTTCCTGGCCTTCCTCAacttgtagatgcatcactccagGCTCTGCCTCCATTGTCCCGTggtattctccctgtgtgtctgtgtgcctcTTACAGGGAGGTTCACCCTAATCGAGTATGACCTTATCTTAAattgattatatctgcaaagaccctcatTGCAAATGAGGTCATGCACGCGGACACTGGGTGTTAGGACTTCAGCGTATCTCTTTTGAGGACACAGCTCAACCTGCAACAGGCACTCAGAAGGGCTCTGCAATCCCGTCTCATTGTTACCACCAGTGTGTTCTGCAGGCTGCTCTGCCTCATAAAAGAAATCTGATTGATGGAACGTTTGGATATCTTATTGGGGTGGGGAAGGCATAAGAGGCAATATTCTGAATAATGAACGGATCCTGTCGTGGGTGAGGACTGGGCCATTGATTGATGTCAGGAAGGCCATGCCAACTGGCTTGGGTCTGAATTCAAGCAATGCTTGAGCTACCTGTCAAAAATGCTACCCAGAGATGAAGAGATGGGCATCATCTTCTCAATTCCCTTGGATGTCCATTATCCCATTTGACCTTATGCATAATAGAATAGAGATCACTTCCTAGCATATTGCATCACATCATTACAAAGGCTGAACAGAgcaattaaaaaactaaatgcaGTTTTATGACCATCTGGGTATTGTTACCATCTTCATAATCATTAGATTTAGTGCAAGAGATATATTAATTAGTGGCATGAGAAGCAGAAGGCAAAGAAGCGTATTTTATATGGGAACTTGTGGTCAGCACCATATGCATTTTACCTTAGCCTAAGAAATACTagtaatgtagaaaaaaaaaaacccacttccctgcagtttataaaaataacccccccttttttttttttttgaagccagCTTCTTCTTACCTCCAGCCAATTGGTGAGCCCTTCCCAGCCTGCACAATCCATCAAAGAAAGACAGTGCTGGGCATTGTTTcacctttttaataaaaatgagtaaacactGTAGCACGAGACTTAGAAACTCAGAGAAAATAGTACATGAACCATAGTAGAAAGGGAGGCATGTTCCAGTTTCATGgggaaataatttcctttcctttgagtGAGGAAATCAGAGAAATATGGAATATATGAGCTAGAAGGAACCTTACTGATCTAAAAGAAGCTTAGGGAGGTTGTCTGTTCCAGGTCCCCTCAAAAAACTCTTGGTTCCTGTGTTTATCTCTCATAGAGGGTGGTTGACCTTTTAGATTACTTACCCAGTTACTCAGGGCCAGGTAACTTCCCTACCTCTTGCATATCCCTGAAACTCCTGAGGGTCTATGATATGCCTTATGCAACCAACATATGTTCATTATAATGGAAATAACTTATTTGCTCTCTTTTAGATATCTTATAGAACTCAACACATTGGGATCTTGAAGATCGTAGCTCTGATGGTGGCTGTCTGGGTTCTGGCCTTCTTAGTGCACGGGCCAATAATTCTAGTTTCAGAGTCTTGGAATAATTCCAGTGTCAGAGTCTCGGAGAAAAAGGACTGTGAACCTTGGTTCATTTCCAAATGGTACGTCCTCGCCATCACTTCATTCTTGGAATTTGTGGTTCCAGTCTTGTCAGTGGCCTATTTCAACATATACATTTACTGGAGGCTGTGGAAGCGTGGTAATCTCAGTCGGTGGCAAAGCCAGCCTGGACTCACTTCTCCTACCCCTCCCAATAACTGTGGACCCTCACTCAGGGGTGGACTGTTTTCAAGAACATCTCTTCCTGAACTGAAGGAAACAGCAACATCTGTTCCTTCGAAGAGACACGGTAGAAAGAGCAGTCTCTTGTTTTCTCTAAGAGCCCAGACGAATAGCAATATAATTGCTTCCAAAATGGCTTCCCTCTCCCATTGTGATTCCCTATGTCTTCACCAAAGGGAACACATTGAACTGCTCAGAGCCAGGAAATTAGCCAAGTCACTGGCCATTCTCTTAGGTGTTTTTGCCTTTTGCTGGGCTCCATATTCTCTGTTCACGATTATTCGTTCATTTCTTTCACCAGAACAGCGTCCTCAAACAATTTGGTATGAAATCACCTTTTGGCTTCAATGGTTCAATTCCCTTGTCAATCCTTTTCTGTATCCATTATGTCACAAGCATTTCCAGAAGGCTTTCTTGAgaatatttcatatgaaaaagCAACCCACACTAACACAAAATCGGTCAATGTCCTCTTAAAGATGATTTtatcatttacaaaaattttagtCTTAAGCTCACCTACATGAATTTGAtctgacatttatttttccctttccactAGGCAGGGCAAAATGAGAAAAGTCCATAATATTGTAACACTtgcaaacttaaaagaaaaatcagaaactgGAAGTCAAGGGAAAATAACCAGAAATAGACAACAATCTTTTTTGTAAACTCACAGCCACAAATACACTGTACTTTTCTTACTCGTTGCCTCTTCCTTATCTTTTAGATCTTGATATAACATTGATTGCGAAAGTCAAGAGTTCTTGTTTTCTATGTTCAGTGTTTGCTATAGTGTTAAGtgaatttcccttttattttatagtGATGAGAAATTGTCAAGTTGTAAAGTCATTTTTTCCTAAAGTATACAATAGAAGAGGGAGATATATTGTTCTCTTCGCTGGAAGTGGGAAGGCATGTTGGGGTTTGAGTTGTCAGGAGCAGGGAGCCAGGGTGTGCCCAGATGGAAAGGTAGAAGGCACGTGTACGTCCAGGCTCTATGCTACTGattccagaaaagaagaaagtgtggGGAGGGAAGAGCAGGTAACTGCGGTTCTCAGAGTTCCTCAGAGGGCCTGGCAATCATAGGATAAGAGAGTAAGTGAGAGACAAGATCACCAACTGGTTGAAAGATGGCTTTCCTTTTGTCCTTCCTGCCCTCTTCTTCCAACTTCCACATCAGCTAAAACATCTGTGAGAAAATATGTAAGAGAAAGGCTACGAGATGGCAAAAGGACTCTATGATTAAACTTGATGTAGCTGTTTAACATTCTCAGAACTAACAGATgtcaataattattaataaaatatacttctgtatttatttgaCGTCTTTAACGTGTGTGTAGTGCTAAGAGTGATTTCTTTATGTGCCATTAGTGTAAGTTATACCTTGCTGATGAGTCACATTTTCTTAGTCtggtgatgttttatttatttattttttgttattattaattcttcttcctcctcctcctccaccttttcatcttccttctttgtaataaaattttattttgatttcattgtTAATTTCATCTCTCCTATAAGGTTTTATTAGTGTTTCTTTGGTAACTTCTCAGAGTTCCTTAGTCATTTCCGTATTTTTTAGATCTTTTAAACCTTGGTTAATTTCAAACACTAAAATATGAAAATCCTTTAAGTACATAAATGCTTAGATATGCCTATGATTTTTATATGCAATTGTGCCTTGCATTAAGTTCAAAAATAGGAGACACATGTTTAACCTTCAATAGTAGCACCTCATgccagtcacagtggctaaaatgaacaaatcaggagactatagatgctggcgaggatgtggagaaacaggaatcctcttgcactgttggtgggaatgctaactggtgcagccactctggaaaacagtgtggaggttcctcaaaaaattaaaaatagatctaccctatgacccagcaatagcactgctaggaatttacccaagggatacaggagtgctgatgcataggggcacttgtaccccaatgtttatagcagcactttcaacaatagccaaattatggaaagagcctaaatgtccatcaactgatgaatggataaagaaattgtggtttatatacacaatggaatagtatgtggcaatgagaaagaatgaaatctggccttttgtagcaacgtggatggaactggagagtgttatgctaagtgaaataagtcatacagagaaagacagataccatatgttttcactcttatgtggattctgagaaactgaacagaagaccaggggggaggggggggaaaaagaggttagagagggagggagccaaaatacaagagactcttaaaaactgagaacaaactgagggttgatggggggtgggagggtggggagggtgggtgatggatattggaggagggcaccttttgggatgagcactgggtgttgtatggaaaccaatttaacaataaatttcatattaaaaaaaaacattcaatagTAAtgttgaaaatttgagaaatgaaCCCTTACAAATACACAACTTTTTATAAAGTTGTTACTTGTCAGCTATTGGCTTTGACATTTATACATTAGTAGTTGGGATTTCATATGATTACTGTAGCCGTGAATGTTTATGGAATTGTGTGGCCCCATGAAAACATTTTCTGGTTGAACCCTAGGggaaacaaacataaatattcataatgtATTTTCTAAACTATAGAAAATATGTCTCATTCAAAGATGTGATCAATGTAAAAcctactgttattttttttttgccacttcaaAGAAAATGCTGCAAACTGtctatgaaataatatttgttgttttaaaaaatgttcatttttataatattcatttatttttgtgagagagcacatgagcagggaggggcagagacaaagggagagagagaatcccaagcaggctccatgctctcagcacagagtccgacatgagacttgaactcacgaaccatgagatcatgacctgagcagaaatcaagagtggatgcttaactgactgagccacccaggagccccaatgaaacaatactttaaaaatcacattgatAGTAAGTCCCATTCTGATTTCAGAGTTGTTGAAATGTGAGCAATGTGTGTCTTGGAAGTGATGAAATATGATACATGTATGATGAATGAACAGAACAAGGCCAAGCCTCCGTGAAATGAgtgtttgaataaataaatacttttgatgGTAccttcatgtattcatttaacaaacatttattaggaGTCTACCATGTGTTAGCTACCTAACTGTAAATATGCGTATGAACTTTGTTGATTTAAATTCCATAGGGTAGGAGTTTTATTTTGGGGTTCTTTTACTGTAGTATGTACTGATcataaaaagacaataataaaacaattccTGTAACCAAGAAACAGTCATAATTATTAGTTTGGTGTAGGtgtttctagggaaaaaaaataatgtaattccatttttataaacacGCGTTTGTATATCTAAACTTCTCACAATATCCTCAGGTGGATTTTTCCCTGAAATGAAGTTTCCTATTCTAGATGAGTAATTATTGTCCCTTTCCCCACATATAGAGCTgacttaaaaatacttattaaattttaaataaaaatacctaatttcaaattgatttaaaatacttcaatatgtaatacttaattttaagtattttaaaatatgtatttttcaaaatttaaaacactaacACATTTTAAATCCAGACCCAATTTCACTGGTATAATTAGCAGAACATTTCTTAGAATGTTGTTTCCTGAGTGTTGGCTTTGGTTGACCTGTTTAGAAatagaggagggcacttgtagggatgagcactcggtgttgtatgtaagcaaatGCGCCAcaagaatctacccccaaaaccaagagcacactgtacacactgcatgttagccaacttgacagtcaattatattaaaaaaaattaaaaataaaaatatatacatatttaaaattttaaaagagaaagaaatagattcaagaaagagcacctgggtggctcagtcggttaagcatctgactttggctcaggtcatgatcttgcggttcgtggctCTAAGCTCCAAGAtggactgtgctgacagcctggagcctgtttcagattctgtgtctccttctctctctacccgccccgcccaagctctctctctctctctctcaaaaataaataaacgttaagaaaaatagattcaaggggcgcctgggtggcgtagtcggttaagcgtccgacttcagccaggtcacgatcttgtggtccgtgagttcgagccccgcgtcgggctctgggctgatggctcagagcctggagcctgtttccgattctgtgtctccctctctctctgcccctcccccgttcatgctctgtctctctctgtcccaaaaataaataaacgttgggaaaaaaaaaatagattcaagaAGAGCGAAGACAGATTTAGGGATATAAATGCTAATTATGACTGACACTTCAGGTCTAGTCTTTTTACGAATCATGAGGGCTTTGATATAAGTAACAGAACAATCATAACTATTTTACAGAAGTCTTTTTTTGTGGCTGGTTGGTAACTACTTTCTTGTAGCAAGGATCTTggcatttgaagaaattatttttcacattatgatttcagaaaaagaaattctagcaTACAAAATAAACTTGGTGTTCTAATGATTGTTATCAGTCAGGGTTGAGTCAAGGAAACAGAGGgtatgttaattatttcaaacagAAGGAATTTAATACAAAGA contains the following coding sequences:
- the HRH4 gene encoding histamine H4 receptor isoform X1, with amino-acid sequence MHLVNSLFTQGMISIPLYIPHTLYGWSSESKLCVFWLIVDYLLCTTSVYNIVLISYDRYQSVSNAISYRTQHIGILKIVALMVAVWVLAFLVHGPIILVSESWNNSSVRVSEKKDCEPWFISKWYVLAITSFLEFVVPVLSVAYFNIYIYWRLWKRGNLSRWQSQPGLTSPTPPNNCGPSLRGGLFSRTSLPELKETATSVPSKRHGRKSSLLFSLRAQTNSNIIASKMASLSHCDSLCLHQREHIELLRARKLAKSLAILLGVFAFCWAPYSLFTIIRSFLSPEQRPQTIWYEITFWLQWFNSLVNPFLYPLCHKHFQKAFLRIFHMKKQPTLTQNRSMSS
- the HRH4 gene encoding histamine H4 receptor isoform X2; protein product: MMRASSSFDEMSASTNSTIALLPSTHIFLVFLMCLVAFAIMLGNAVVILAFVVDQKLRHRSNYFFLNLAIADFFVGMISIPLYIPHTLYGWSSESKLCVFWLIVDYLLCTTSVYNIVLISYDRYQSVSNAISYRTQHIGILKIVALMVAVWVLAFLVHGPIILVSESWNNSSVRVSEKKDCEPWFISKWYVLAITSFLEFVVPVLSVAYFNIYIYWRLWKRGNLSRWQSQPGLTSPTPPNNCGPSLRGGLFSRTSLPELKETATSVPSKRHGRKSSLLFSLRAQTNSNIIASKMASLSHCDSLCLHQREHIELLRARKLAKSLAILLGVFAFCWAPYSLFTIIRSFLSPEQRPQTIWYEITFWLQWFNSLVNPFLYPLCHKHFQKAFLRIFHMKKQPTLTQNRSMSS